Genomic window (Ruminococcus flavefaciens AE3010):
TTATACAAAAAAGCAAGTGAAAATTTTGTGATGTTCAATGTAAGCAGGCGTTTTTTGCGACATTTATTGACTTTTTGAAGCTGCGGTGATAAAATTAGAATATTCAGTCAAAGGGAGACGGTGTTATGGACAGAAAAAAGGCTAAGAAGAACAAAATATCCCGCTATTCCAACAGCGTTATCTATTATAAGAGCCTTTCCTGCAGAGCAAGCCTTTATGAGGACAGGCTCATAACCGATTACTGCAACAAAAACAGACTTTCCAAAAGTATATTTCTTGCCGCTGCGGCAATGTACTGTATAAACAATAATATAAGCGCAAAGGAGCTGCTTGACAGCACAACGACTTCCGAAAACTTTGATTTCAGGGACTACATGGACGATGAATATGATGAATGAATGTACATTGTGCCCGCGAAAATGCGGCACAGACAGAATAAACAGTAAAGGCTTCTGCGGTGCAGGGAGCAAGGCTATAGTTGCAAGAGCTTCTCTGCACAAATGGGAAGAACCCTGTATTTCTTACAAAAACGGAGCAGGAACCGTTTTTTTCTCAGGCTGTAATCTCCATTGCTGTTTCTGTCAGAACAACAAAATAAGCAACACGCTCTTCGGAAAAGAGATATCTGACGAAAAGCTTGCTGAGATATTTCTGAGATTACAGGATATGGGTGCAGACAATATTGACCTTGTTACGCCCACACACTTTGTTCCCAATATAATAAATGCTTTTGACATGATAAAGCATAAGCTGTCCATACCTGTTGTTTATAACTGCGGAGGATATGAATCTGTCGATACTATTAAAATGCTTAACGGATATATTGATGTCTACCTGCCTGATCTCAAATATTATTCCCCTGATATCTCCGCAAGATATTCAAATGCACCCGACTACTTTGAAAAAGCCTCGGCTGCTGTGCTTGCAATGGTAAAACAGGTCGGTACGCTTAAATATAACGCCGAGGGCGGTCTCTTAAAAGGAACGATAATTCGTCATATGGTGCTCCCCTCCCACAGGCACGACTCAATGGAAATAATTAAGTGGATAGCCGAAAATACTTCTGTCGAAGATGTACTGGTCAGCATAATGAACCAGTATACTCCTTTTGATTTTATCTCTGATGAATTTCCGGAGCTGAAACGCAAAGTCACAAAAATGGAGTACAACAGTGTGGTTGATCTTGCAGCCGAGCTCGGAATAAACGGCTTTACGCAGCAAAAAAGCTCGGCATCCGAAGATTATGTGCCCGATTTCGACCTTTCAGGTATATAAAAAAGCTCCAATACGGAGCTTTTTTTTGATTTGGTGTCACAAAACAGACAGAAAAAGTGTTATATGTTATGAAACGTTTCAATTGAGGTGATAAAATGACTAACGACGAATCCGAAAAGCTGAGACTTCTCTATGAGCTATATGAGCAGCCAATGTACCGTATAGCTTACGCTGTTCTGCATGATGAAGGACTTGCCGAGGACGCTGTTTCAGATGCATTTATAAGGATAATGCACAGGATAGGAAGATTCGGCGACTGCAAAAGCGAAAAGACAAAGGCTTATATCGTTAAAGTCATAAAAAGCACTTCCATAAACATCTATCGTAAAAACAAGCGTCGGTACAGTGAGGAAGTCTCCATCGACAATGCAATACAGGTCGCCGATAAAGCTCAGGAGCAATGTGATACAGAGTCGGTAAATGACATTCTTCGCGGGCTCGGTGAGACCGACAGGCGTATCGTTACGCTTAGATGTATCGAGGAAATGTCATGGAAGGAAGTTGCTGATAAATTATCACTCACCGAAGCAAATGTAAGAAAGCGTTTTGAACGTACTAAAAAACGCCTGAAAACAAAAGGAGAGATCAACAATGAAAAATAAAAGGTTTCCTACCAAAGAAGAATGGGACAACATAGTCAATGAAGCTTTTTCATCGGACAAAATGCATGATTTCTCCGTTAGGTATGAACTTCGCAGGGAGAACATACAGAAAGGGATCACTATGAAAAAGACATCAAATCATATTAAAAGCCGCTATATTGGAATGGTGGCAGCTGCGGCAGCCATAGTTATTGCTGCTCCTATGTCTATCTACGCTATATCAAGATCAATGAACAATTCCGCACAGCTTGCTGACACGGAGACAGACGATGTTATTGCAACTCAGACTGTCATTACTCCCGAGGAGCCGACAGAAGAAGCTGAAATTGCTCCCATAGGTATGCAGCTTGAAAAGAACGGCGAATACCAGTATATCCTCACATTCCAGCCTACTGAGGAAGAAGCTTCCGATGAGCAGAACTACGATGTAGAATACACATGGCTCCCCGACGGCGCTTATGATGACAGCGAAAGAATTGGCAAGCACGCTTTCGCAACAGCCGCAGGCGGTACATTTGACTCATGTTACTTCAGAGTTGACGCTGATACTCCAATGAAAGAAAAGGTCGGCGGTATTGTTCAGCTTGATGACGTTTCCAATGAGGAAAAGACAGCTTATATCTTCCACAGACAGAATAAGGATTATTCAGGGGTGGAAGATACTAATAATTTCGGACGTGTATCTTGGATACAGTTCACGAACACTAACTTTGTTGTTGAACTGTTTGCTACCGACGATATCTCAGATGATGATCTGAAAAGTATTATCGACGGTATGAAGCTTATCCCCTCTGATACGACCACAGCGGGAACATGGTTCCAGAGAGAAGAATCCTCAGGCGGTTCTTCTGATATCGGATCTGATACTACAGGAAAAAGCATTGATGACTATAATATTGTCAGCATAGGCGATACGGTTTCGGATGAAAATGGTTTTGGACACAGTGTTGAGATAACTGTAAACGATGCATGGGTTCAGGATGATTTCGACGGCATTACTACAGACGGCTGCGGCTGGGGAGCTGATTACAGCGAATACCTTGCTGACGACGGCAAGATATATGAGACCTATCAGTACGGCACTCTTGGCGACGGCATAAACACTCTTGATGAGATAACAGACACAGAAACAGTACAAAAGAAAGTTATAGTTCTCGACCTGACATATAAAAACGTCGGGGACGAAGATATATGCGAAGATATTGAAAACTGTAAGGTCAGCTACAATATATTCCCAAGACTGCTTATAGCACCCGAATGGGACTGCAACTGGAGAGTGAAGTGTCACAAGGGAGATGCTGTGCTTATGAATCACAGTAAAATAGCCTCTGAGGACTTCCTGTCACTTGAAAGCGACAATAAATCCGGTAAAAACGGCATAAATATCCCCGCAGGCGGTGAAACTCACGTCAGGGTATCACTTATAGCCAATGCAGACGATCTTGATGATCTCTACGTTGACTTCACTGGACATACGGCGGTCAATAAGGCTCCAAACGGTGCAAAATCCCCTATTATCCCCGTTAAAGATATTAAGTAATATTACAAAAGGCGATACATTTAAGTGTATCGCCTTTTTCATGCGCTCACAGTATTGCTTTACAGCTGCCAAAGTGGTATAATATAATTTGATGATCTGATAAAACACTAAGGAGCGTTATATGAGTAAGCTAAGAAAACAGCATATGGCAATAGAATGGCATGATATAGTCAATACCGAAAGCAATATACCTGCAAAAAATGCTTCATTGCAGGAGAAAGCCTCTCTTGTGGGAAGAGTCGGACTGATGATGCTGTCCGTAGGTACAGCCGCATGGCGTGTAAGAGCTTCAATGAATAAAATATCACGTGCTCTCGGGATAACCTGCAATGCGGACATTGGTCTGCTTTCCATAGAATATACCTGCATAAGCGGAAATGAAACATATACAAATGCTATCTCATTAAACACAACTGGCGTAAACACCGATAAGCTCAACGAGCTTGAACACTTCGCCGACAGCTTTGCCGAAAGAGTCGAAAAATACTCTGTTCAGCAGTTCCACATGATACTTGATAAGTTTCAGGACATGAAGGGCAATTACAAAGCTTGGAATCTCGGGCTTGCTGCCGCTTTTGCCTGCTGTGCATTTACATTTCTGCTGGGCGGCGGCATAGCAGAGATGCTCTGTGCATTTTTCGGTGCAGGTATAGGAAACTTTGTAAGGAAAAAGCTGCTTGAACGTCACATCACTCTCTTTGCCAATGTTGCCGCAGGTGTTGCTTCGGCGTGCTGTACATACGTCATATTCATAAAGCTGGCAGAACTTCTTCTCGGAGTTTCAGCAGTACATCAGGCGGGATATATCTGCTCTATGCTTTTTGTTATCCCGGGATTTCCGCTTATCACAGGCGGCATGGATCTTGCCAAGCTTGACCTCAGGTCGGGTATCGAGCGTATAACCTACGCCCTGCTCATTATAACAGTCGCAACTCTTACGGGCTGGCTTTGCGCAACTGTGTTCAGTTTCCACCCACAGGATTTTGAAGTCTATGATATCTCTCCCCTGCTTCGTGCAGTATTTATAATGATAACCAGCTTCTGCGGAGTGTACGGCTTCTCTCTTATGTTTAACAGCACCCGAAAAATGGCAGCTATAGCAGGTCTGATAGGTATGTGTGCAAACACTCTCAGATTAGAGCTCATTGATATGGCAGGAATACACGCCGGACTTGCAGCTTTCACAGGCGCATTATCCGCAGGACTTCTTGCATCAGCTATCCATCACCGGATAGGCTATCCGCGAATAACTCTTACAGTGCCGTCAATAGTTATAATGGTCCCGGGAATGTTCATGTACAAGGGAGTTTATTATATTGTCATAAACGATATAACTACGGGAGCAGTCTGGCTCACAAAGGCTGTTCTTATAGTTACAGCCCTCCCTCTCGGTCTGATATGTGCAAGGATACTCACTGACAGGAATTTCAGAAAAAGCAGCTGAAAAAAGCTCTCCAATCGGAGAGCTTTTTTCATTTACAGATTTTCGTTTTTCAGTGCGTCAATGGTATTGTCCTTCCTGACCTTGCTCATTGAGTACATCATTGTTGCAAATACAACAAGGAATACGCTGAGCACCGCAATACCTACAGCGCCCCATGGCATTCTGAATACGGTATCGATACCCTGATCTATTGATCTGGATATAAACAGAGTTACTATTGCAGAAACAGGCAGTCCGTACATAAGTGCCTTTGTGCCATAGAGAACGCACTCAAAGTTAAGCATTTTCTTCATGCCTTTCGACGTCATTCCAACAGATCTGAGCATCGCAAACTCTCTTCTGCGAAGATTGATGTTTGTGGTTATGGTGTTGAATACATTTGCCGCAGCTATAAGTGAGATAAGTACGATAAATCCGTATGCAAATACCTTTATGATAACAATTATGCTTCTGCTTGATTCAACTGACTCTGCATAATTGTAAAGGGTTTCGCTTGTAAGTCCGTTTTCGCTGAGTGTCTTTTCAAGAGCCTTGTATCCGCCGATGATATCATCGGATTTTATAGAGAAGTCAACGCCGCTTGCCCCCTCTTCGTCATCATTGAAAAATATATTCATATAACTGTAAGGATATACTATCGCATTACCGTAGTAATTAAGCATGAACGGAGGTTCTTCAACGACCTTTCCGACTCTCATGGTTATTTCCCTTGAACAATCTTTTTCGTCAAACTCTAATTGATCGAGCCCGTCATTTGAGCTGTATATGACCTTTCCGTCCTTATGAGTCTCAGAATAGAAGTAACCCTCTACCTCATCATGAGCTGTGAACTCTACTTCAAAGCTGTCGGACTCAAAAAGCTTTTTACGGATCATTCTGCCTGTTTCAGTGTCAAGGATAAAAGAATTATCATAGGCGATACCAAGAGGAGCGTCGGGGTTCATGAACTCGTTCTCGGAAAGCCCGTACTTATTAATGAGATTTCTGAAGGTCTCATCATCGACAAAGCAGGCAAGGATATCTATTACTTTATAACCTTCTTTTTTGTCAAGATCATATGCTTCTTCCTGAACATAGCCTTTTTCTGTGCCACTCATCTCTTCGCTCAGATATTTTTCATCGATATATGCGGACTGATAGCTGCCTGAATAATAGCACGCATCTGTGATATATTCGGTATTCTTTATATTTCTCAGAAGCTCGTCTATATCGATCATGTTTTTCTTATTGGGCTCTTCAAACAGAGAATACATATAATCCATATTAAAGGTAGTGTATGCGTCGTCCACAGATGTTACCAGATATGAAGTAAACGCATAAGCTGAAATAAAGAGAACTATGCTCATAAAAAGGCTTATAATAGTTGCACGGTACTTTTTCTTGCTGCGCTTAAAGTATTTATGTGCAAGTACCCCCGAAAGACCGAATACCTTGTATATGATCTTTGGAGTTTTTATATGCTTATCCTGCTTTATGTCTGAGTTCTGGCGTATTGCCTCAACAGCAGTTATCCTTGTAGCTCTGACTGAGGGTATCCACGCAGATATTCTTATGGTAATGAAAGCGATTATGCAGGCTGCTATAAGAGCTGACGGTGAGATACATATACGCATGGGAACATCATAGTTACCACCCATAAGCTCAGAGAATCTTCTGCCTATAGCGAGAAATGTGATCCACATGCCGAGTATTCCCAATCCTATACCGAGTGGTATACCGATAAAACTGAGAAAAGTTGCTTCAAACCTAACCATTCTGTGAAGCTGCTTCTTTGTTGCTCCGATAGATGAAAGAAGACCGAACTGCTTTGTCCTCTCGGATACAGATATGGAAAATGCATTGTATATC
Coding sequences:
- a CDS encoding radical SAM protein, with translation MMNECTLCPRKCGTDRINSKGFCGAGSKAIVARASLHKWEEPCISYKNGAGTVFFSGCNLHCCFCQNNKISNTLFGKEISDEKLAEIFLRLQDMGADNIDLVTPTHFVPNIINAFDMIKHKLSIPVVYNCGGYESVDTIKMLNGYIDVYLPDLKYYSPDISARYSNAPDYFEKASAAVLAMVKQVGTLKYNAEGGLLKGTIIRHMVLPSHRHDSMEIIKWIAENTSVEDVLVSIMNQYTPFDFISDEFPELKRKVTKMEYNSVVDLAAELGINGFTQQKSSASEDYVPDFDLSGI
- a CDS encoding RNA polymerase sigma factor; amino-acid sequence: MTNDESEKLRLLYELYEQPMYRIAYAVLHDEGLAEDAVSDAFIRIMHRIGRFGDCKSEKTKAYIVKVIKSTSINIYRKNKRRYSEEVSIDNAIQVADKAQEQCDTESVNDILRGLGETDRRIVTLRCIEEMSWKEVADKLSLTEANVRKRFERTKKRLKTKGEINNEK
- a CDS encoding threonine/serine ThrE exporter family protein is translated as MSKLRKQHMAIEWHDIVNTESNIPAKNASLQEKASLVGRVGLMMLSVGTAAWRVRASMNKISRALGITCNADIGLLSIEYTCISGNETYTNAISLNTTGVNTDKLNELEHFADSFAERVEKYSVQQFHMILDKFQDMKGNYKAWNLGLAAAFACCAFTFLLGGGIAEMLCAFFGAGIGNFVRKKLLERHITLFANVAAGVASACCTYVIFIKLAELLLGVSAVHQAGYICSMLFVIPGFPLITGGMDLAKLDLRSGIERITYALLIITVATLTGWLCATVFSFHPQDFEVYDISPLLRAVFIMITSFCGVYGFSLMFNSTRKMAAIAGLIGMCANTLRLELIDMAGIHAGLAAFTGALSAGLLASAIHHRIGYPRITLTVPSIVIMVPGMFMYKGVYYIVINDITTGAVWLTKAVLIVTALPLGLICARILTDRNFRKSS
- a CDS encoding ABC transporter permease — protein: MNIFNKVTLQSLKKNRTRTFVTIIGIMLSTALICAVTTSFASVRQYAIGYFEQTEGKWHGMQKNIDNDTFKKIDESDKVKDKAVFSYIGYADIGSTNNYKPYLYISGFHEDEEGIAPVHIISGRFPENSHEIMLPDHLADNGEVYFKEGDVLKLEIGDRVPNTDELLSMDTDKFDYNLRESIDIESLIRDNSDIINSYILRQDTPYVAVDESGKTISAEKLKIRETREYTVVGFYRRPEFEDMFSPGYTALTVPDEYTEDTYYTVFYCMKNMSDIYDFMKDNGFEEDYHTSMTHSELLMFRGVSQYASFYSMIYGLMAVVIVLIVFGSIMLIYNAFSISVSERTKQFGLLSSIGATKKQLHRMVRFEATFLSFIGIPLGIGLGILGMWITFLAIGRRFSELMGGNYDVPMRICISPSALIAACIIAFITIRISAWIPSVRATRITAVEAIRQNSDIKQDKHIKTPKIIYKVFGLSGVLAHKYFKRSKKKYRATIISLFMSIVLFISAYAFTSYLVTSVDDAYTTFNMDYMYSLFEEPNKKNMIDIDELLRNIKNTEYITDACYYSGSYQSAYIDEKYLSEEMSGTEKGYVQEEAYDLDKKEGYKVIDILACFVDDETFRNLINKYGLSENEFMNPDAPLGIAYDNSFILDTETGRMIRKKLFESDSFEVEFTAHDEVEGYFYSETHKDGKVIYSSNDGLDQLEFDEKDCSREITMRVGKVVEEPPFMLNYYGNAIVYPYSYMNIFFNDDEEGASGVDFSIKSDDIIGGYKALEKTLSENGLTSETLYNYAESVESSRSIIVIIKVFAYGFIVLISLIAAANVFNTITTNINLRRREFAMLRSVGMTSKGMKKMLNFECVLYGTKALMYGLPVSAIVTLFISRSIDQGIDTVFRMPWGAVGIAVLSVFLVVFATMMYSMSKVRKDNTIDALKNENL